The following are from one region of the Marinomonas sp. CT5 genome:
- a CDS encoding aldolase, translated as MNEAELRQQMVDLARSMFERGYATGGAGNLSLKLPNGHFLTTPTGSSFGRLVAEDLSVVDKDGNHLSGKRPSKEVAFHLAIYEKDPSCNAIVHLHSTYLTALSCLENLDPSNAIKAFTPYYVMRVGELPVVPYYRPGSPHIAEDLGKLAGKYRAFLLANHGPIITGSDFLDAVDNAEELEETAKLYFLLAEKPTRYLTNDEVEDLKGRGK; from the coding sequence ATGAATGAAGCTGAATTAAGACAACAGATGGTCGATTTGGCTCGGTCTATGTTCGAGCGTGGCTATGCAACAGGCGGCGCTGGTAATTTGTCATTGAAATTGCCTAATGGCCATTTTCTAACAACACCAACAGGTTCGTCTTTTGGTCGCTTGGTTGCAGAAGACTTGTCTGTCGTTGATAAAGATGGCAATCACTTGTCCGGTAAACGACCATCAAAAGAAGTCGCGTTTCATTTGGCTATTTATGAGAAAGACCCAAGCTGTAACGCGATCGTGCATTTGCACTCTACTTATTTAACGGCACTTTCTTGTCTAGAGAATTTAGATCCTAGCAATGCCATCAAGGCATTTACACCTTACTACGTGATGCGAGTCGGTGAGCTTCCAGTCGTCCCTTACTATCGTCCCGGCTCACCACATATTGCAGAAGACCTTGGCAAATTAGCCGGTAAATATCGCGCATTTTTGCTAGCAAATCATGGACCCATTATTACTGGCAGCGACTTTTTAGACGCCGTCGATAATGCGGAAGAGTTAGAAGAAACCGCGAAATTGTATTTTTTACTGGCAGAAAAACCGACTCGCTATTTAACCAATGACGAAGTGGAAGACCTAAAAGGGAGAGGAAAATAA
- the otnI gene encoding 2-oxo-tetronate isomerase — translation MAKFAANLTMLFTDAPFLDRFERAHNAGFKAVEYLFPYAFEANILASKLQQYGFEQALFNMPPGNWDAGERGFAAIPGREKEFQQSVETALTYATALNCKKVHAMSGIVDQNFTREEHINTFINNIRFAADVFAQHGIELMIEPLNSRDVPNYFIAHQREAAELIRQVDRPNVKLQLDIYHAQIMDGDLTHLIQDLADVTGHIQIASVPKRHEPSEGEINYPHLFNVLDESGYKGWIGCEYNPKSTTESGLTWVKPYL, via the coding sequence ATGGCTAAATTCGCAGCAAACCTGACCATGCTATTTACTGATGCCCCCTTCTTAGACCGTTTTGAGCGTGCACATAATGCGGGCTTTAAAGCCGTTGAGTATTTGTTCCCTTATGCATTTGAGGCCAATATTTTAGCCTCAAAACTGCAACAATATGGTTTTGAACAGGCTTTATTTAACATGCCGCCAGGCAACTGGGACGCAGGTGAACGAGGTTTCGCAGCCATTCCAGGCCGTGAAAAAGAATTCCAACAAAGCGTAGAAACCGCTCTAACTTACGCAACAGCGCTTAACTGCAAAAAAGTCCATGCTATGTCTGGCATTGTTGACCAAAACTTCACTCGTGAAGAGCATATCAACACATTTATAAATAACATTCGCTTTGCCGCAGACGTATTTGCTCAGCATGGTATCGAACTGATGATTGAGCCGCTTAATAGCCGTGATGTTCCTAACTATTTTATTGCTCATCAAAGAGAAGCAGCCGAGCTAATCAGACAAGTTGACCGACCAAACGTCAAACTACAACTCGACATCTATCACGCCCAAATTATGGATGGTGATCTTACCCACCTAATCCAAGACCTTGCCGATGTCACGGGGCATATTCAAATTGCCTCCGTTCCTAAAAGACATGAACCATCTGAAGGCGAAATTAACTATCCACATCTATTCAATGTATTAGACGAGTCTGGATATAAAGGCTGGATTGGTTGTGAATATAACCCCAAAAGTACCACAGAAAGTGGCTTAACTTGGGTCAAACCTTATTTATAA